The DNA region TAAGGAAGTACTGTCTGCATGGTAGCAAGCGAATGTCTGTTGTTGTTGAGGCTCTGCTTTTTGCCGCTGATCGTTTTGAACATGTAAAAGACGTGATACTTCCCACCTTGGATAAGGGAAGTGTTATGGTTTCTGACCGTTACGTTTATTCTTCCATGGCTTATCAAGGCGCTGCGGGGCTTGACTTAAAATGGATTGGGATGATAAACAAACATGCACTACGCCCGAATCTGGCAATATTCATTGACGTTGAGCCGCATACTGTAATTCAACGGTTGAAATCTAAAAAGTCAGTGATGGAGAATCTGGAGACGCAGTTGAAGGTGCGTGAGGTTTACATGCAGTTTGTTGAAAAAGGCGAGCTTATCAGAATAGACGGTAACAAGTCTAAAAAGGAAGTTGCAGACGCCATTTTAGAAGTTGTTATGAAGTTCTTGGGTGAGAAAGCCTAAGAAAACTTAAGATGGTTTAAGCATTTTTCTCGTAGAACCTTGGTTAATTTTGTTTATGATAAGGTTTATTATGTCTTCTGGCGTTGTGTATCGTAGTCCTCTTTCATGGAAAACCTGTATTTCCAGCAAATTTTTGTTTGGTGTAAAGCGTAGCATGTAGTAGTCAAACTTTAATGGAATTTCCTTTTCATTCTGTGTTTTGTAATATCGTATGGCACAGAAGAAGTCCATTATTCGACATGGCTTTTTCCACACGGTTTTTAACACTTTGCTTGTTTCTTCCTCATCTAAATAATTGAAGTCGCTTGTGTCCGCTATTCCCCATTCAAAAACTACTTTACATTGAGGCACTGAAGGGTAAGCGATTTCCTCTAAGTTGAAGGTTTTGCCGTTTATCTCGTAAAGTGTGCGAATTAATGTTTGCTGGAATCGCTTATTTGACACTAAAACAGTGAAGTGGGCTTTTTTGTGGATGTTTTTTGGGAAGTTTTCGTAGAGTCCAAGCA from Candidatus Bathyarchaeota archaeon A05DMB-5 includes:
- the tmk gene encoding dTMP kinase translates to MKGKGVFVCVEGLDGCGKTTQTKFLVRRLRKLGYDAVYTAEPTRGKIGNFIRKYCLHGSKRMSVVVEALLFAADRFEHVKDVILPTLDKGSVMVSDRYVYSSMAYQGAAGLDLKWIGMINKHALRPNLAIFIDVEPHTVIQRLKSKKSVMENLETQLKVREVYMQFVEKGELIRIDGNKSKKEVADAILEVVMKFLGEKA